A region from the Medicago truncatula cultivar Jemalong A17 chromosome 6, MtrunA17r5.0-ANR, whole genome shotgun sequence genome encodes:
- the LOC25496981 gene encoding receptor-like protein kinase 5 encodes MTKSTPPCIKMKIFILVSFLIFTYANSQQSHLYNQEHEILLKIKNHFQNPSFLSHWTISNTSLHCSWPEIHCTKNSVTSLLMMNKDITQTLPPFLCELKNLTHIDFQYNYIPNEFPTSLYNCSMLEYLDLSQNFFVGNIPNDIDRLASLQFLSLGANNFSGDIPMSIGKLKNLKSLQIYQCLVNGTIADEIGDLVNLETLLLFSNHMLPRTKLPSSFTKLKNLRKFHMYDSNLFGEIPETIGEMMSLEDLDLSGNFLSGKIPNGLFSLKNLSIVYLYQNNLSGEIPDVVEAFELTSVDLSMNNLTGKIPDDFGKLEKLNVLSLFENQLSGEVPERIGHFSALTDFIVFQNNLSGNLPQDFGRYSKLETFQISSNSFNGRLPENLCYHGRLVGLMVFDNNLSGELPKSLGSCSSLQYLRVENNEFSGNIPNGLWTSTNLSQLMLSENKFTGELPERLSQNLSTLAISYNRFSGRIPNGVSSWKNVVKFNASNNFFNGSIPLELTSLPRLETLLLDQNQLTGQIPSDITSWKSLVTLNLSHNQLSGEIPDAICRLRSLSMLDLSENQISGRIPPQLAPMRLTNLNLSSNYLTGRIPSDLESLVYDRSFLGNSGLCADTLVLNLTLCNSGTRSRRSDSSMSKAMIIILVIVASLTVFLAVFLSISFYKKRKQLMRRTWKLTSFQRLSFTKSNIVTSLSDNNIIGSGGFGSVYRVAVEDLGYVAVKKIRGSSKKLDQKLVDSFLAEVEILSNIRHSNIVKLMCCISSDDSLLLVYEYHENQSLDRWLHKKSKIPVVSGTVHHNILDWPKRLHIAIGAAQGLCYMHNDCSPPIVHRDVKTSNILLDSKFNAKVADFGLARILIKPEELATMSAVAGTFGYIAPEYAQTIRVNEKIDVYSFGVVLLELTTGKEANHGDEFSSLAEWAWRHIQIGTDIEELLDDDAMEPSNVEEMCSIFKLGVMCTSTLPASRPSMKEVVKILRNCKDPLANVEKIVDIYDAAPLLKNLKWEKQVEYSV; translated from the exons ATGACAAAATCTACACCACCATGTATCAAAATGAAAATCTTCATTCTTGTCTCTTTTCTCATTTTCACCTATGCAAATTCTCAACAATCTCACTTATACAATCAAGAACATGAAAtcctattaaaaataaaaaaccattttcaaaatccATCATTTCTTAGTCATTGGACAATATCCAACACTTCATTACATTGTTCATGGCCAGAAATCCATTGCACAAAGAATTCAGTCACTTCACTTTTAATGATGAACAAAGACATTACACAAACATTACCACCTTTCCTATGTGAACTCAAAAACCTCACTCACATTGATTTTCAATACAATTATATTCCAAATGAGTTTCCAACATCCTTGTACAATTGTTCCATGCTTGAATATCTTGACCTTTCACAGAACTTCTTTGTCGGTAACATACCGAATGATATCGATCGGTTGGCCAGTCTGCAGTTTCTTAGCCTTGGAGCAAACAACTTTTCAGGTGATATTCCAATGAGTATTGGTAAGTTGAAGAATTTAAAAAGTCTTCAAATTTATCAATGTCTTGTTAATGGTACTATTGCTGATGAAATTGGTGATTTGGTCAATCTTgaaactttgttattgttctCAAATCATATGTTACCTAGGACAAAGTTGCCATCTAGTTTTACTAAGTTGAAGAATTTAAGGAAATTTCATATGTATGACTCCAACTTGTTTGGTGAGATTCCTGAAACAATTGGTGAAATGATGTCTTTGGAGGATTTGGATTTGTCAGGAAATTTTTTGAGTGGAAAGATTCCAAATGGTTTGTTTAGTTTGAAAAATTTGAGCATAGTTTATCTTTACCAGAATAATCTTTCTGGAGAGATACCTGATGTGGTTGAAGCGTTTGAGTTAACAAGCGTGGATCTTTCGATGAATAATCTTACTGGTAAAATACCAGATGATTTTGGAAAACTCGAAAAGCTAAACGTCTTGAGTTTGTTTGAGAATCAATTATCTGGAGAGGTACCGGAACGCATCGGTCATTTTTCGGCTCTGactgattttattgtttttcagaACAATTTATCAGGTAATCTTCCTCAAGATTTTGGTAGGTACTCTAAACTCGAAACTTTTCAGATTTCATCTAATAGTTTCAATGGAAGGTTACCAGAAAATTTGTGCTATCATGGAAGGTTAGTTGGTTTAATGGTTTTTGACAATAATCTGAGTGGTGAGTTGCCAAAATCTTTAGGTAGTTGTAGCAGTTTACAGTATCTGAGAGTTGAGAACAATGAGTTTTCTGGTAACATTCCTAATGGTTTATGGACATCTACGAATTTGTCGCAACTTATGTTAAGTGAGAACAAATTCACCGGTGAGCTTCCCGAAAGATTGTCTCAGAATCTTTCAACACTAGCCATAAGTTATAATCGGTTTTCTGGTAGAATTCCAAATGGAGTTTCTTCTTGGAAGAATGTAGTGAAGTTCAATGCTAGTAACAACTTTTTCAATGGAAGTATTCCATTAGAGTTAACATCTCTTCCTCGGTTAGAAACTCTTCTACTCGATCAGAACCAGCTCACCGGTCAAATTCCATCGGATATAACATCATGGAAGTCTCTAGTAACATTAAACTTGAGCCACAATCAACTATCTGGAGAAATACCTGATGCAATTTGTCGGTTACGTTCACTTAGTATGTTAGACTTATCAGAAAACCAGATCTCAGGCCGAATTCCGCCTCAACTAGCACCTATGAGACTCACAAATCTCAATCTCTCTTCCAATTATTTGACTGGGAGGATTCCGAGTGACCTCGAAAGCCTTGTGTATGACAGAAGCTTTCTGGGAAATTCTGGTCTATGTGCTGATACATTAGTACTAAACCTTACCTTGTGCAATTCTGGAACTAGAAGCAGAAGAAGTGATTCATCTATGTCTAAGGCTATGATCATAATCCTTGTTATAGTAGCTTCTTTAACGGTTTTCTTGGCGGTGTTCTTGTCGATCAGCTTttacaaaaaaagaaagcaattaaTGAGAAGGACATGGAAGCTAACTTCCTTTCAGAGGCTGagttttacaaaatcaaacattGTGACGTCGTTGTCAGACAATAATATCATTGGAAGCGGTGGATTTGGTTCCGTGTACCGTGTTGCTGTTGAAGATTTAGGCTATGTTGCAGTGAAGAAGATTAGGGGAAGTAGCAAAAAGTTAGACCAGAAGCTTGTGGATTCATTTCTTGCAGAAGTTGAAATACTGAGCAATATTCGGCATAGCAACATTGTGAAGTTGATGTGTTGTATCTCAAGTGATGATTCTCTACTACTTGTATACGAGTATCATGAAAATCAAAGCCTTGATAGGTGGCTGCACAAGAAAAGTAAGATACCGGTTGTGTCAGGGACGGTCCATCATAACATCCTTGATTGGCCAAAGAGACTGCATATAGCCATTGGAGCTGCACAAGGTTTGTGCTACATGCATAATGACTGCTCACCGCCTATTGTTCATCGAGATGTGAAGACAAGTAACATTCTTTTGGATTCTAAATTCAATGCAAAAGTTGCTGATTTCGGTCTTGCCAGAATATTGATCAAGCCAGAAGAACTTGCTACCATGTCAGCTGTTGCTGGAACATTCGGCTATATTGCTCCAG AATATGCTCAAACAATACGAGTCAACGAGAAGATAGATGTCTACAGCTTTGGTGTAGTCCTATTGGAACTGACAACTGGAAAAGAAGCAAATCATGGAGACGAATTCTCGTCTCTTGCAGAATGGGCGTGGCGCCACATTCAGATAGGAACCGATATAGAAGAACTTCTAGACGATGATGCTATGGAACCTAGTAACGTGGAAGAAATGTGCAGCATCTTCAAACTTGGAGTTATGTGCACTTCAACACTGCCAGCTAGTAGACCATCAATGAAGGAAGTCGTGAAGATATTGAGAAACTGCAAGGATCCACTCGCCAATGTGGAGAAGATTGTTGATATCTATGATGCTGCTCCACTTCTTAAGAATTTGAAATGGGAAAAGCAGGTTGAATACTCAGTATGA
- the LOC25496982 gene encoding hexokinase-1, whose protein sequence is MAKIVATVAVVAAAAAAVVVGQQRSKGGCEKWEKVEEILKVFGEECETSIEKLKSVAEAMVVEMHNGLENEGGSMLKMLISFVDNLPSGDEKGLFYALDLGGTNFRALRIQLGGKEKGVVKVETEEVSIPPHLMTGSSHELFDFIATSLAKFVSSEPEEFRPLPGRKRELGFTFSFPVRQTSIASGTLIKWSKGFNIEDVVGEDIVGELTKSLEKVGLHMRVTALINDTVGTVAKARFSNQDVIAGVILGTGTNAAYLEHVNAIPKWHGVVPKSGKMVINMEWGNFRSSHLPLTEYDQALDAASLNPGEQIFEKIISGMYLGDIVRRVLLKMAEEAEIFGDTVPPKLRIPFILRTPDMSAMHHDSSSDLKVVGKKLKDILEIDNTPLKVRKIAVELCDIVSVRGARLAAAAIFGILRKLGRDTVKDGDKQKSVIALDGGLFEHYAKFRTCMESTLRELLGDEASGTIGIEHSNDGSGIGAALLAASQSQYLGVEES, encoded by the exons ATGGCCAAGATAGTAGCTACGGTGGCGGTGGTGGCGGCTGCGGCGGCGGCGGTGGTGGTAGGGCAGCAAAGAAGTAAAGGGGGGTGTGAAAAGTGGGAAAAGGTTGAGGAGATATTGAAGGTGTTTGGTGAAGAGTGTGAGACATCAATTGAGAAGTTGAAGAGTGTTGCTGAAGCTATGGTTGTTGAAATGCATAATGGTTTGGAGAATGAAGGTGGAAGTATGCTCAAGATGTTGATCTCCTTTGTTGATAATCTTCCATCTGG GGATGAGAAAGGACTCTTTTATGCATTAGACCTTGGTGGCACAAACTTCCGTGCCCTTCGTATCCAATTAGGTGGAAAAGAGAAAGGTGTTGTCAAAGTAGAAACCGAAGAAGTTTCAATTCCTCCTCATTTGATGACTGGTTCTTCACAT gaattatttgattttatagcGACATCTCTTGCAAAGTTTGTTAGTTCTGAGCCTGAAGAGTTTCGTCCTCTACCTGGAAGAAAAAGGGAATTGGGTTTTACGTTCTCATTTCCGGTGAGGCAAACATCAATTGCATCCGGGACTCTAATAAAGTGGAGTAAAGGTTTCAATATTGAGGATGTG GTCGGAGAAGATATAGTTGGTGAATTAACCAAGTCCTTGGAAAAAGTTGGCCTGCATATGCGCGTGACAGCTCTC ATTAACGACACCGTTGGAACAGTAGCTAAAGCCAGATTCAGCAATCAGGATGTCATTGCCGGTGTAATTCTTGGTACCGGAACAAATGCAGCATATTTAGAGCATGTTAATGCAATTCCAAAGTGGCACGGTGTTGTACCGAAATCAGGAAAGATG GTTATAAACATGGAATGGGGTAATTTCCGTTCCTCGCATCTTCCTCTAACAGAATACGATCAAGCTCTAGATGCGGCAAGCTTAAACCCTGGAGAACAG ATTTTTGAGAAGATAATTTCTGGTATGTATTTGGGTGACATTGTAAGGAGAGTACTATTGAAGATGGCTGAAGAAGCTGAAATTTTCGGGGATACTGTTCCTCCCAAGTTGAGAATTCCTTTCATACTTAG GACGCCTGACATGTCGGCTATGCATCACGACTCATCTTCAGATCTAAAGGTGgttggaaaaaaattgaaggatatATTGGAG ATTGATAACACACCCTTAAAAGTGAGGAAGATTGCTGTGGAACTCTGCGATATTGTTTCTGTTCGTGGGGCCCGCCTTGCTGCTGCTGCTATATTTGGCATCCTAAGGAAATTGGGAAGAGATACGGTAAAGGACGGGGATAAACAAAAATCAGTGATAGCATTGGATGGAGGATTATTTGAACACTACGCGAAATTCAGAACATGCATGGAGAGTACACTAAGGGAGTTGTTGGGAGATGAAGCATCCGGGACAATCGGAATCGAACATTCCAACGACGGCTCTGGAATTGGAGCAGCCCTCCTTGCAGCTTCTCAGTCCCAATATTTGGGAGTGGAAGAGTCCTGA